The following proteins are encoded in a genomic region of Chryseobacterium cucumeris:
- the lepA gene encoding translation elongation factor 4, whose translation MKNIRNFCIIAHIDHGKSTLADRLLEYTNTVTQRELQSQTLDDMDLEKERGITIKSHAIQMDYEYKGEKYILNLIDTPGHVDFSYEVSRSIAACEGALLIVDAAQSIQAQTISNLYLALENDLTIIPILNKIDLPSANPEEVTDEIMNLIGCEYEDVLRVSGKTGEGVHNLLEQIVERIPAPVGDPDGPLQALIFDSVYNPFRGIEAYFKVVNGSMTKNEKIKFFATGKEYGADEVGTLKLKQVPKKTIHCGDVGYLVSGIKDAREVKVGDTITSFEKPADAPIDGFEEVKPMVFAGIYPIDSEDFEELRFSLEKLRLNDASLVFEPESSAALGFGFRCGFLGMLHMEIVQERLDREFNMNVITTVPNVSYFGYTKKEPEVPILINNPSEMMDPSTMDRVEEPFIKASIITKSDFVGAVMTLCIEKRGEIVNQSYLTSERVELIFNMPLAEVVFDFYDRLKSISKGYASFDYHPIGFRASKLVKMDILINGDMVDALSSLIHDSNAYYIGKRMCEKLRELIPRQQFDIAVQAALGTKVIARETIKALRKDVTAKCYGGDISRKRKLLEKQKEGKKKMKQIGRVEVPQSAFMAVLKLND comes from the coding sequence ATGAAAAACATACGAAATTTTTGCATAATCGCTCATATCGACCATGGTAAAAGTACCCTGGCAGACCGTCTATTGGAGTACACGAATACCGTTACCCAAAGAGAATTACAGTCTCAGACGCTTGATGATATGGATCTGGAGAAAGAACGTGGGATTACCATTAAATCGCACGCAATCCAGATGGATTATGAGTATAAAGGAGAAAAATATATTTTAAACCTTATTGATACCCCGGGACACGTTGACTTCTCTTATGAAGTTTCCCGTTCTATTGCTGCCTGTGAAGGAGCGCTTCTTATTGTAGATGCTGCACAAAGTATTCAGGCTCAGACTATTAGTAACCTGTATCTTGCGTTGGAAAATGATTTAACGATCATTCCGATTCTGAATAAAATTGACCTTCCGTCTGCAAATCCTGAAGAAGTAACCGATGAGATCATGAACCTTATCGGATGCGAATATGAAGATGTATTGAGAGTTTCCGGTAAAACAGGAGAAGGTGTTCATAACCTTTTAGAGCAGATTGTTGAAAGAATTCCTGCACCGGTAGGAGATCCTGACGGCCCACTGCAGGCTTTGATCTTTGACTCTGTATACAACCCGTTCAGAGGTATTGAAGCTTATTTTAAAGTAGTGAATGGAAGCATGACCAAAAATGAAAAGATCAAATTCTTCGCTACAGGAAAAGAATATGGAGCTGATGAGGTAGGTACCTTAAAACTGAAGCAGGTTCCCAAGAAAACAATCCATTGCGGAGATGTAGGATATCTTGTATCCGGTATTAAAGATGCCCGTGAAGTAAAAGTAGGAGATACCATCACTTCATTTGAAAAACCTGCGGATGCTCCGATTGATGGATTTGAGGAAGTAAAGCCAATGGTATTTGCCGGGATTTATCCAATTGATTCTGAAGATTTCGAAGAATTAAGATTCTCTCTTGAAAAATTAAGACTGAATGATGCTTCTCTGGTTTTCGAGCCGGAAAGTTCCGCCGCTCTTGGTTTTGGTTTCCGTTGCGGATTCTTGGGAATGCTACACATGGAAATTGTTCAGGAACGTCTTGACAGAGAGTTTAATATGAATGTAATCACTACGGTACCGAACGTTTCTTATTTTGGATATACTAAAAAAGAGCCTGAAGTTCCGATTTTGATCAACAACCCGTCTGAAATGATGGATCCTTCAACGATGGACAGAGTAGAAGAACCATTCATCAAGGCGTCTATCATTACAAAATCCGACTTCGTAGGAGCAGTAATGACTTTATGTATTGAAAAGAGAGGAGAAATTGTTAACCAGAGTTATCTGACATCAGAAAGAGTAGAGTTAATTTTCAATATGCCTCTTGCTGAGGTGGTATTCGACTTCTATGACAGATTAAAATCTATCTCTAAAGGATATGCTTCATTCGATTATCATCCAATCGGATTCAGAGCTTCCAAGCTTGTAAAAATGGATATCCTGATCAATGGTGATATGGTAGATGCATTATCTTCTTTGATTCACGATTCTAATGCTTATTATATCGGTAAAAGAATGTGTGAAAAGCTTCGTGAGCTGATCCCGAGACAACAGTTTGATATCGCTGTTCAGGCTGCATTAGGGACGAAAGTAATCGCAAGAGAAACTATTAAAGCCTTGAGAAAAGACGTTACCGCAAAATGTTACGGAGGGGATATTTCCAGAAAACGTAAACTATTGGAAAAGCAGAAAGAAGGTAAAAAGAAAATGAAGCAGATTG